A genomic stretch from Streptomyces sp. QL37 includes:
- a CDS encoding BTAD domain-containing putative transcriptional regulator: MRIDALGAVRAFHDDGSPVALGGPRHREVLARLVAAEGRMVTTDSLVDDLWADPPARAVGALRTFVAALRRALEPGRPPRDPPRVLVTEGPGYALRLPREDVDVHRFEDTLARARHSPDAVTALGAALAAWNGPAYADVTGSPWARRERTRLEELRLEGVELRARILLDSGEGAALVAELGAHAAEHPWREPAWGLLARALHRAGRQADALATLRRARARAVLVGRLGLDPGAGLRQLETDILNGHEPLEASPAPWTGHGVRLGPRTTVDLARTLALAGGDALVHSRRDRLAAVQAAERTGDLTLTARIIGAYDVPAVWSRADDPGQSRAVVAAAERTLAALGPDGPADLVARLLATVAVESRSAGLSGPELKRAQQAARRAETLARELADPALLAFALNGVFLQSFTRPGLAPVRDGTGAEILALATRHGLPDFAVLGRLVRLQSASALGDLEAAASHADAAERLAATAEAPLVPVLTGWFRARVTAARSAEPGGPSAAEAAAHYRAAEDALRTAGMPGLHRGLFPLALLGLRLLHDRPPPTGPNLDWGPYGPWARPLVLLAQDRAEEARAALAAVPVPPRDHMQEALWCLTARAAARLGERGTAARAAAALRDARAEDAGAASGMLTLGPVARYLAEAETCAR, encoded by the coding sequence ATGCGAATCGACGCGCTCGGTGCCGTGCGGGCCTTCCACGACGACGGGAGCCCGGTCGCCCTGGGCGGGCCCCGCCATCGCGAGGTGCTCGCCCGGCTCGTGGCCGCCGAGGGCCGGATGGTCACCACCGACTCCCTGGTCGACGACCTGTGGGCCGATCCGCCGGCCCGCGCCGTGGGCGCTCTGCGTACGTTCGTCGCCGCGCTGCGCCGCGCCCTCGAACCCGGCAGGCCGCCGCGGGATCCCCCGCGTGTACTCGTCACCGAGGGCCCCGGCTACGCGCTGCGCCTGCCGCGCGAGGACGTGGACGTCCACCGGTTCGAGGACACCCTGGCCCGCGCCCGGCACAGCCCGGACGCGGTGACCGCCCTCGGCGCGGCACTCGCGGCCTGGAACGGCCCCGCCTACGCCGATGTGACCGGCTCCCCATGGGCACGGCGCGAACGGACCCGGCTGGAGGAGCTGAGGCTGGAGGGGGTGGAGCTGCGTGCCCGCATCCTCCTCGATTCCGGGGAGGGGGCCGCTCTCGTCGCGGAACTGGGCGCCCATGCCGCCGAACATCCGTGGCGGGAGCCGGCCTGGGGGCTGCTCGCCCGGGCGCTCCACCGCGCGGGCCGCCAGGCCGACGCGCTCGCCACCCTCCGCCGCGCCCGCGCCCGCGCCGTGCTCGTCGGCCGGCTGGGGCTCGACCCGGGCGCCGGCCTCCGGCAGCTGGAGACGGACATCCTCAACGGGCACGAGCCCCTGGAAGCCTCGCCTGCCCCGTGGACCGGCCACGGGGTCCGGCTCGGCCCGCGCACCACCGTGGATCTGGCCCGCACCCTCGCACTGGCGGGCGGCGACGCCCTCGTCCACTCGCGGCGCGACCGTCTCGCCGCCGTGCAGGCGGCGGAACGCACCGGGGACCTCACCCTGACCGCCCGGATCATCGGCGCCTACGACGTGCCCGCCGTCTGGAGCCGGGCCGACGACCCCGGGCAGTCCCGCGCCGTCGTCGCGGCTGCCGAGCGCACGCTGGCCGCGCTCGGCCCGGACGGTCCCGCCGACCTGGTCGCCCGCCTCCTGGCGACGGTCGCCGTCGAGAGCCGCAGCGCCGGTCTGTCCGGGCCCGAGCTGAAGCGGGCGCAGCAGGCGGCGCGGCGGGCGGAGACGCTGGCACGGGAGCTGGCCGACCCCGCCCTGCTGGCGTTCGCCCTCAACGGAGTGTTCCTTCAGTCCTTCACCCGCCCCGGGCTCGCCCCCGTACGGGACGGGACCGGTGCCGAGATCCTCGCCCTGGCCACCCGCCACGGCCTGCCGGACTTCGCCGTGCTCGGCCGGCTCGTCCGCCTGCAGTCCGCCTCGGCCCTCGGCGACCTCGAAGCCGCGGCCTCGCACGCCGACGCGGCCGAACGGCTCGCCGCCACGGCCGAGGCGCCCCTCGTCCCCGTCCTCACCGGGTGGTTCCGGGCCCGGGTGACGGCCGCCCGCAGTGCCGAACCCGGCGGGCCGTCCGCCGCCGAGGCCGCGGCGCACTACCGTGCCGCGGAGGACGCCCTGCGGACGGCCGGTATGCCGGGGCTGCACCGCGGCCTGTTCCCGCTCGCCCTCCTGGGGCTGCGCCTGCTGCACGACCGGCCACCGCCCACCGGCCCGAACCTCGACTGGGGCCCGTACGGACCCTGGGCGCGCCCTCTCGTGCTGCTCGCCCAGGACCGGGCCGAGGAGGCCCGTGCGGCCCTCGCCGCGGTGCCCGTCCCCCCGCGTGACCACATGCAGGAGGCGCTGTGGTGCCTGACCGCCCGAGCCGCCGCCCGCCTCGGTGAGCGCGGGACCGCCGCACGGGCTGCGGCCGCCCTGCGCGACGCCCGTGCGGAAGACGCCGGCGCCGCGAGCGGGATGCTGACCCTGGGCCCGGTGGCGCGCTACCTGGCGGAGGCGGAGACCTGCGCCAGGTAG
- a CDS encoding alpha/beta hydrolase has protein sequence MTLTLPGFDHVRLPGAGGVELAAAVGGSGTPVVLLHGFPQTHLMWRHVAERLAGEHTVICPDLRGYGASDKPEATGPDVYAKRTMAADVVTLAAALGHGRFALVGHDRGALVAFRAGLDHPETITHLGILDVVPTLDMWNVLHGVPAAVGYHLFLMAQPPGLPETMIANSADAFFGSFLDAWAGDPAALPGEVRAEYLRASAAAVTSIVADYRASAGIDVTHDQADLDAGSQLAMPVTVVQQDWGAQLGYDAAGVWQEWAPDLDHRLTRAGHFMAEEAPDEIASAIRDLLAR, from the coding sequence ATGACGCTCACCCTTCCCGGCTTCGATCACGTCCGCCTCCCCGGTGCGGGCGGGGTGGAGCTGGCTGCGGCGGTCGGCGGCAGCGGCACCCCGGTCGTGCTGCTGCACGGCTTCCCCCAGACCCACCTGATGTGGCGGCACGTCGCCGAGCGGCTCGCCGGTGAACACACCGTGATCTGCCCCGACCTTCGGGGCTACGGGGCGAGCGACAAGCCGGAGGCCACCGGACCCGACGTCTACGCCAAGCGCACCATGGCCGCCGACGTCGTCACCCTGGCGGCGGCGCTCGGCCACGGGCGCTTCGCCCTCGTCGGCCACGACCGGGGCGCCCTGGTCGCCTTCCGGGCGGGGCTGGACCACCCCGAGACCATCACACACCTGGGCATCCTCGACGTCGTGCCGACGCTCGACATGTGGAACGTCCTGCACGGCGTCCCGGCGGCGGTCGGCTACCACCTCTTCCTGATGGCGCAGCCGCCCGGCCTGCCGGAGACGATGATCGCCAACAGCGCGGACGCGTTCTTCGGTTCGTTCCTCGACGCCTGGGCCGGCGACCCGGCCGCCCTGCCCGGGGAGGTGCGTGCCGAGTACCTGCGGGCGAGCGCCGCGGCGGTGACGTCGATCGTCGCCGACTACCGGGCCTCGGCGGGCATCGACGTCACGCACGACCAGGCGGACCTGGACGCCGGGTCGCAGCTGGCCATGCCCGTGACGGTCGTCCAGCAGGACTGGGGCGCGCAGCTGGGCTACGACGCCGCCGGGGTGTGGCAGGAGTGGGCGCCGGACCTGGACCACCGGCTGACGCGGGCGGGGCACTTCATGGCCGAGGAGGCGCCCGACGAGATCGCGTCGGCGATCCGGGACCTGCTGGCGCGCTGA
- the greA gene encoding transcription elongation factor GreA, giving the protein MTQTSDNVTWLTPEAYNQLKAELEYLSGPARTEISVKIAAAREEGDLRENGGYHAAKEEQGKMELRVRQLTQLLEHAKVGEAPADDGVVEPGMVVTIAFDGDPDDTVTFLLASREYASTDIETYSPQSPLGTGVNGKRVGDDAEYELPNGKKATVKIVSAKPYQG; this is encoded by the coding sequence GTGACCCAGACCAGCGATAACGTCACCTGGCTCACGCCGGAGGCGTACAACCAGCTGAAGGCGGAGCTGGAGTACCTGTCTGGTCCCGCGCGCACGGAGATCTCCGTCAAGATCGCGGCGGCCCGCGAAGAAGGTGACCTCCGCGAGAACGGCGGGTACCACGCGGCCAAGGAGGAGCAGGGCAAGATGGAGCTCCGGGTCCGTCAGCTGACCCAGCTCCTGGAGCACGCGAAGGTCGGCGAGGCCCCTGCCGACGACGGCGTGGTCGAGCCCGGCATGGTCGTGACCATCGCCTTCGACGGCGACCCCGACGACACGGTCACCTTCCTGCTCGCCTCCCGCGAGTACGCGAGCACGGACATCGAGACCTACTCCCCGCAGTCCCCGCTCGGCACGGGCGTGAACGGCAAGCGGGTGGGCGACGACGCGGAGTACGAGCTCCCGAACGGCAAGAAGGCCACGGTGAAAATCGTCTCGGCGAAGCCCTACCAGGGCTGA
- a CDS encoding DUF4307 domain-containing protein, which translates to MAAVREALPEGRYGRSRDQRADRKLKITGSVLGVLFLAMIGWFGYDYVAGQDVSAELIKSRIVSDSRAEAHIEVRKDRDTDGHCTLRALSEDGGEVGRADFRFDERSDRIDEVVSLRTTSRATAVELKGCAAG; encoded by the coding sequence ATGGCAGCGGTGCGCGAGGCCTTGCCCGAGGGGCGCTACGGCCGGTCGCGGGATCAGCGCGCGGACCGCAAGCTGAAGATCACCGGTTCGGTGCTGGGCGTGCTCTTCCTCGCGATGATCGGCTGGTTCGGTTACGACTACGTGGCCGGCCAGGACGTCAGCGCCGAGCTCATCAAGTCCAGGATCGTCTCGGACAGCCGTGCCGAGGCCCACATCGAGGTCCGCAAGGACCGGGACACCGACGGCCACTGCACGCTCCGCGCCCTGAGCGAGGACGGCGGCGAGGTCGGCCGGGCGGACTTCCGCTTCGACGAGCGCTCCGACCGGATCGACGAGGTCGTCTCGTTGCGCACCACCTCCAGGGCGACGGCGGTGGAACTCAAGGGGTGCGCCGCCGGCTGA
- the mca gene encoding mycothiol conjugate amidase Mca — MTEQLRLMAVHAHPDDESSKGAATMAKYVSEGVDVLVVTCTGGERGSILNPKLQGDAYIEANIHEVRRKEMDEAREILGVKQEWLGFVDSGLPEGDPLPPLPEGCFALEDDETAAGRLVAKIRAFRPQVITTYDENGGYPHPDHIKTHTISMIAFEAAGDTERFPEAEFGPAWQPQKLYYNQGFNKPRTLALHEALLARGLESPYGDWLERWKEFERAERTLTTHIPCDDFFEIRDKALIAHATQIDPDGGWFRVPMDVQREVWPTEEYELAKSLVDTSLPESDLFAGIRDNA; from the coding sequence TTGACCGAGCAGCTGAGACTGATGGCCGTGCACGCCCACCCCGACGACGAGTCGAGCAAGGGCGCGGCCACCATGGCCAAGTACGTGTCCGAGGGGGTGGACGTCCTGGTCGTCACCTGCACAGGGGGCGAACGGGGATCCATTCTCAACCCGAAGCTCCAGGGGGACGCGTACATCGAGGCGAACATCCACGAGGTGCGCAGGAAGGAGATGGACGAGGCGCGGGAGATCCTGGGCGTCAAGCAGGAGTGGCTCGGCTTCGTCGACTCGGGCCTGCCCGAGGGCGACCCGCTGCCCCCGCTGCCCGAGGGCTGCTTCGCACTGGAGGACGACGAGACGGCGGCGGGGCGCCTCGTCGCGAAGATCCGCGCCTTCCGGCCGCAGGTGATCACCACCTACGACGAGAACGGCGGGTACCCGCACCCCGACCACATCAAGACCCACACGATCTCGATGATCGCGTTCGAGGCCGCGGGGGACACCGAGAGGTTCCCGGAGGCGGAGTTCGGCCCGGCCTGGCAGCCGCAGAAGCTCTACTACAACCAGGGCTTCAACAAGCCGCGCACGCTCGCCCTGCACGAGGCGCTGCTCGCCCGCGGGCTGGAGTCCCCGTACGGCGACTGGCTGGAGCGCTGGAAGGAGTTCGAGCGCGCCGAACGCACGCTGACCACGCACATCCCGTGCGACGACTTCTTCGAGATCCGCGACAAGGCGCTGATCGCGCACGCGACGCAGATCGACCCGGACGGCGGCTGGTTCCGGGTGCCGATGGACGTCCAGCGGGAGGTCTGGCCGACCGAGGAGTACGAGCTCGCCAAGTCTCTGGTCGATACCTCCCTCCCCGAGAGCGACCTCTTCGCGGGCATCCGCGACAATGCCTGA
- a CDS encoding tetratricopeptide repeat protein, with the protein MRDSHRAEAERLLVRAVEEEARRTGGRTDSGALLARARGALDTMAAGAADEYAAYTRALDDAGAGRQPLSARFSRATLGTPLLVTGVAAAAAFGADLALGTATGLALGAGAVVAAAGTTVTVARVTASHWPAAHRRAGERNQPGGPEQLRLEWLTALEVRGIRPFLDQQRMLTASTRKPKKAGASVVAQLRGGDRSAAARARSVLEQSFGHLPAVEGPFAGRREELAQIARWVHAARAATETRPTVVVLHGAPGSGRTTLAVRAAHALKDQFRGACVVDLRGDVSGETPLPTRDALLHLLNRLGAPREQLLFRERSSAEQQVRRLSELYHQHLTGTPVTIVLDDATDAAQVRTLVPERSDSLVLVTAREPLALPDDIPARVYHLPVGGLEAAGAEELLRESALDDEAGPYDYPSTDTVVELCGGLPLALRVAGSALGARSRAELAAALGAYGPVAPVERALWLRYTDQSEPARRLLRRLALAGRASLGAAAAASLLSSDEQEAGRLLETLVGAGLLVHVRGARYRLHDLVRDFALARLLDEEPAGDRTAAQERLIQNYAELADAVIRMVDGKMSTRAGHFGSHGFSSLDAALRWLDDESSFITSALRHAEGVDQAAVLHLLGALCDYCLLRGDLYRLGEISELTQAVDQGLLERSVQWRTGIAARQLGELDKARTTLSSVVGLYREAQNDAGAALALCSLGITLHHQGNLAEASARLREALALQASPEQAEDRAWSLHALAAVERDRANLSEALTLLDTALALHREGESLHGEAWSHFQLGQVCLRLGEVARAEEELSAALDLYGRTRDGRGEAWALTQLARARLLDGDPAPAVEQLRDALARHRDNEDARGEAWTRYYLGQALEEDGDTDQAVRELERARTMFSRMRDVYGLACARHHSGRVTRDQRAAQTGNLRNSGFARQLLVDARADFRRIGVAHGEAWTCLELALVDGGNSRAAQALELCGEAITLFASYGDARGGDWAAFLRCTLLPYASPGGSEVGTAVAQQELADLLEASHPLRDAKLEDCAEAFRVVLNRGVDLDDGWQAWRLGLTPSRHAREVMGVAVGVRP; encoded by the coding sequence ATGCGGGACAGCCATCGGGCCGAAGCCGAACGGCTGTTGGTCCGCGCCGTGGAGGAGGAAGCGCGGCGGACGGGCGGCCGGACGGACTCCGGCGCGCTGCTGGCGCGTGCGCGGGGCGCGCTCGACACCATGGCGGCGGGCGCGGCCGACGAGTACGCCGCCTACACCCGGGCCCTGGACGACGCGGGAGCCGGCCGGCAGCCGCTGTCGGCGCGGTTCAGCAGAGCGACGCTCGGAACGCCGCTGTTGGTGACGGGAGTTGCCGCCGCGGCCGCCTTCGGCGCGGACCTGGCGCTGGGCACCGCGACCGGTCTCGCCCTGGGCGCGGGCGCGGTCGTCGCCGCCGCGGGGACGACGGTCACGGTGGCGCGGGTGACCGCCTCGCACTGGCCGGCCGCACATCGCAGGGCGGGCGAACGGAACCAGCCCGGCGGCCCCGAGCAGCTGCGCCTGGAGTGGCTGACGGCCCTGGAGGTACGGGGCATCCGCCCGTTCCTCGACCAGCAGCGCATGCTGACCGCCTCGACCCGTAAGCCGAAGAAGGCCGGCGCCTCCGTGGTGGCGCAGCTGCGCGGCGGCGACCGCAGTGCCGCCGCGCGCGCCCGGTCGGTCCTGGAGCAGTCCTTCGGTCATCTGCCCGCCGTGGAGGGCCCGTTCGCCGGGCGTCGCGAGGAACTGGCGCAGATCGCCCGGTGGGTGCACGCGGCCCGCGCCGCGACCGAGACCAGGCCGACCGTCGTCGTCCTGCACGGTGCCCCGGGCTCCGGGCGCACCACGCTCGCCGTACGGGCCGCGCACGCGCTCAAGGACCAGTTCCGCGGGGCGTGCGTGGTCGATCTGCGGGGCGATGTCTCCGGCGAGACCCCGCTGCCGACCCGGGACGCCCTGCTGCACCTGCTCAACCGGCTGGGAGCCCCGCGCGAACAGCTGCTCTTCCGGGAGAGGTCCTCCGCCGAGCAGCAGGTACGGCGTCTGAGCGAGCTCTACCACCAGCATCTGACGGGTACGCCCGTCACGATCGTCCTGGACGACGCCACCGACGCCGCCCAGGTCCGCACGCTCGTCCCCGAGCGCTCCGACAGCCTGGTCCTCGTCACGGCGCGCGAGCCCCTCGCCCTGCCCGACGACATCCCGGCCCGGGTGTACCACCTGCCGGTCGGCGGTCTGGAGGCGGCGGGCGCCGAGGAGCTGCTGCGCGAGTCGGCGCTGGACGACGAGGCCGGTCCGTACGACTACCCGTCGACCGACACCGTCGTCGAGCTGTGCGGCGGGCTGCCGCTCGCCCTGCGTGTCGCGGGCTCCGCCCTCGGCGCGCGCTCCCGGGCCGAGCTCGCGGCGGCTCTCGGTGCGTACGGTCCGGTCGCGCCCGTCGAACGGGCCCTGTGGCTGCGCTACACCGACCAGTCCGAGCCGGCCCGCCGGCTGCTGCGGCGGCTCGCCCTCGCCGGGCGGGCCAGCCTGGGGGCCGCCGCGGCCGCGTCGTTGCTGTCCTCGGACGAGCAGGAGGCAGGGCGCCTGCTGGAGACCCTGGTCGGGGCCGGGCTGCTGGTGCATGTGCGGGGTGCGCGCTACCGGCTGCACGACCTCGTACGGGACTTCGCCCTGGCCCGGCTGCTCGACGAGGAGCCGGCGGGCGACCGCACGGCCGCGCAGGAGCGCCTCATCCAGAACTACGCGGAGCTCGCCGACGCGGTGATCCGCATGGTCGACGGCAAGATGTCCACCCGTGCCGGGCACTTCGGCTCGCACGGCTTCAGCTCGCTGGACGCCGCCCTGCGCTGGCTGGACGACGAGTCGAGCTTCATCACCTCGGCGCTGCGGCACGCCGAGGGTGTCGACCAGGCGGCGGTGCTCCACCTGCTGGGCGCCCTGTGCGACTACTGCCTGCTGCGCGGCGACCTCTACCGGCTCGGTGAGATCAGCGAGCTGACCCAGGCCGTCGACCAGGGGCTCCTGGAGCGGTCGGTGCAGTGGCGTACGGGTATCGCGGCCCGGCAGCTCGGTGAGCTCGACAAGGCCCGCACGACGCTGTCCTCCGTCGTCGGCCTCTACCGCGAGGCGCAGAACGACGCGGGGGCCGCCCTCGCCCTCTGCTCGCTCGGCATCACCCTGCACCACCAGGGCAATCTGGCCGAGGCGTCGGCCCGGCTGCGGGAGGCGCTCGCGCTCCAGGCCTCTCCGGAGCAGGCCGAGGACCGGGCCTGGTCGCTGCACGCCCTGGCAGCCGTCGAACGGGACCGGGCGAATCTGTCCGAGGCCCTGACCCTGCTGGACACGGCGCTGGCGCTGCACCGCGAGGGCGAGTCGCTGCACGGCGAGGCCTGGTCGCACTTCCAGCTCGGCCAGGTCTGTCTGCGCCTCGGCGAGGTGGCCAGGGCCGAGGAGGAGCTGTCCGCCGCGCTGGACCTGTACGGCCGCACCCGGGACGGGCGCGGGGAGGCCTGGGCGCTGACGCAGCTGGCCCGCGCCCGGCTCCTCGACGGCGACCCGGCACCGGCGGTGGAGCAGCTGCGCGACGCCCTCGCCCGGCACCGGGACAACGAGGACGCCCGGGGCGAGGCGTGGACGCGGTACTACCTCGGGCAGGCGCTGGAGGAGGACGGCGACACCGACCAGGCCGTACGGGAGCTGGAGCGGGCCCGCACGATGTTCTCCCGGATGCGGGACGTGTACGGGCTGGCGTGCGCCCGTCACCACTCGGGGCGCGTCACCCGCGACCAGCGTGCCGCGCAGACGGGCAACCTGCGCAACTCCGGTTTCGCCCGGCAGCTCCTGGTGGACGCGCGGGCCGACTTCCGGCGGATCGGGGTGGCCCACGGCGAGGCCTGGACCTGCCTGGAGCTGGCGCTGGTCGACGGCGGGAACAGCAGGGCGGCGCAGGCCCTGGAGCTCTGCGGCGAGGCGATCACGCTGTTCGCCTCGTACGGCGACGCCCGCGGCGGTGACTGGGCGGCGTTCCTGCGGTGCACGCTGCTGCCGTACGCCTCACCGGGCGGCAGCGAGGTGGGCACGGCGGTGGCCCAGCAGGAGCTGGCGGACCTGCTGGAGGCCTCGCACCCGCTCCGGGACGCCAAGCTGGAGGACTGCGCGGAGGCCTTCCGGGTCGTCCTGAACCGCGGGGTCGACCTGGACGACGGCTGGCAGGCCTGGCGCCTCGGCCTGACGCCGTCCCGGCACGCCCGCGAGGTGATGGGGGTCGCGGTGGGCGTACGGCCCTGA
- a CDS encoding Uma2 family endonuclease — translation MNPPGSAAARAPGQHDVVVYRAETIDLTPTRPEHVLLVAEIVSPGSETTDRVVKTDQYAKAGISFYWRVEQAATGVPIVYTYVLDPATKAYRDGEMFTGAVKAAAPFSVTVDLGTV, via the coding sequence GTGAACCCGCCCGGATCGGCGGCGGCCCGAGCCCCCGGACAGCACGACGTCGTCGTCTACCGGGCGGAGACCATCGACCTCACGCCCACCCGCCCCGAACACGTACTCCTGGTCGCCGAGATCGTGTCGCCGGGTTCGGAGACCACCGACCGAGTCGTGAAGACGGACCAGTACGCCAAGGCCGGCATCTCCTTCTACTGGCGGGTCGAACAGGCCGCCACCGGGGTCCCGATCGTCTACACCTACGTACTCGACCCCGCCACCAAGGCTTACAGGGACGGCGAGATGTTCACCGGCGCGGTCAAGGCCGCCGCGCCCTTCTCCGTGACGGTGGACCTGGGAACCGTCTGA
- a CDS encoding thioredoxin domain-containing protein translates to MANRLAQTTSPYLLQHADNPVDWWPWSPEAFEEARRRGVPVLLSVGYASCHWCHVMAHESFEDPAVADYLNAHFVPVKVDREERPDVDAVYMEAVQAATGQGGWPMTVFLTDEAEPFYFGTYFPPEPRHGMPSFHQVLEGVVAAWTDRREEVAEVAGRIVRDLAGRSLAAGEGGLPGEPELAQALLRLTRDYDEKHGGFGGAPKFPPSMVIEFLLRHHARTGSEGALQMAADSCAAMARGGIYDQLGGGFARYAVDGEWTVPHFEKMLYDNALLCRVYAHLWRATGSDLARRVALETADFMVRELRTAEGGFASALDADSEDAQGRHVEGAFYVWTPEQLREVLGEEDAAFAADYFGVTEEGTFEEGSSVLRLVRSGAQDTDAARVADVRARLLAARELRVRPERDDKIVAAWNGLAIAALAETGAYFDRPDLVERATEAADLLVRVHMGDVARLCRTSKDGRAGDNSGVLEDYGDVAEGFLALASVTGEGAWLDFAGFLLDIVLERFTGEGGQLFDTADDAERLIRRPQDPTDSATPAGWTAAAGALLSYAAHTGSEAHRTAAEGALGIVGALGPKAPRFIGWGLAVAEALLDGPREVAVAGPVGGELHRTALLGRAPGAVVAAGEVADAGTEFPLLVDRPMVGGEPTAYVCRHFVCDAPTTDAEELAGKLGAADAGTSA, encoded by the coding sequence ATGGCCAACCGACTAGCGCAGACCACCTCCCCCTACCTCCTCCAGCACGCCGACAACCCCGTCGACTGGTGGCCGTGGTCGCCCGAGGCGTTCGAGGAGGCCCGCCGCCGCGGCGTCCCCGTGCTGCTCAGCGTCGGGTACGCCAGCTGCCACTGGTGCCATGTGATGGCCCACGAGTCGTTCGAGGACCCGGCCGTCGCCGACTACCTCAACGCGCACTTCGTGCCGGTGAAGGTCGACCGTGAGGAGCGGCCCGACGTCGACGCCGTGTACATGGAGGCCGTCCAGGCCGCGACCGGCCAGGGCGGCTGGCCGATGACCGTCTTCCTGACCGACGAGGCCGAGCCCTTCTACTTCGGCACGTACTTCCCGCCCGAGCCCCGCCACGGCATGCCCTCCTTCCACCAGGTCCTCGAAGGCGTCGTGGCCGCCTGGACCGACCGGCGTGAAGAGGTCGCCGAGGTGGCCGGTCGCATCGTCCGCGACCTCGCGGGCCGCTCCCTCGCCGCAGGTGAGGGCGGTCTGCCCGGCGAACCGGAGCTGGCGCAGGCCCTGCTGCGGCTGACCCGTGACTACGACGAGAAGCACGGCGGGTTCGGCGGCGCGCCCAAGTTCCCGCCGTCCATGGTCATCGAGTTCCTGCTGCGCCACCACGCCCGTACGGGTTCCGAGGGCGCCCTGCAGATGGCCGCCGACAGCTGCGCGGCCATGGCGCGCGGCGGGATCTACGACCAGCTCGGCGGCGGCTTCGCCCGCTACGCGGTCGACGGGGAGTGGACCGTCCCGCACTTCGAGAAGATGCTCTACGACAACGCGCTGCTCTGCCGTGTGTACGCGCATCTGTGGCGGGCCACCGGATCGGACCTGGCCCGCCGGGTCGCCCTGGAGACGGCGGACTTCATGGTCCGCGAGCTGCGGACCGCCGAGGGTGGCTTCGCCTCCGCACTGGACGCCGACAGCGAGGACGCGCAGGGGCGCCACGTCGAGGGCGCCTTCTACGTCTGGACGCCCGAGCAGCTGCGTGAGGTCCTGGGCGAGGAGGACGCCGCGTTCGCGGCCGACTACTTCGGGGTGACCGAGGAGGGGACCTTCGAGGAGGGCTCCTCCGTGCTGCGGCTCGTGCGGTCCGGGGCGCAGGACACCGACGCCGCCCGGGTCGCCGACGTGCGGGCCCGGCTGCTCGCGGCGCGCGAGCTGCGGGTGCGCCCCGAGCGGGACGACAAGATCGTCGCCGCTTGGAACGGCCTCGCGATCGCCGCGCTCGCCGAGACCGGGGCGTACTTCGACCGCCCGGACCTGGTCGAGCGGGCCACCGAGGCCGCCGACCTGCTCGTACGGGTGCACATGGGTGACGTCGCCCGGCTCTGCCGCACGTCGAAGGACGGCCGCGCGGGGGACAACTCCGGGGTCCTGGAGGACTACGGCGATGTCGCGGAAGGGTTCCTCGCGCTGGCCTCGGTCACCGGTGAGGGCGCCTGGCTCGACTTCGCGGGCTTCCTGCTGGACATCGTGCTGGAGCGCTTCACCGGCGAGGGCGGCCAGCTGTTCGATACCGCCGACGACGCGGAGCGGCTGATCCGCCGCCCCCAGGACCCCACCGACAGCGCCACCCCGGCCGGCTGGACCGCCGCCGCGGGCGCCCTGCTCTCCTACGCGGCCCACACCGGCTCCGAGGCGCACCGCACGGCGGCCGAGGGCGCCCTCGGGATCGTCGGGGCGCTCGGCCCCAAGGCTCCCCGCTTCATCGGCTGGGGGCTGGCGGTCGCCGAGGCGCTGCTGGACGGCCCGCGCGAGGTCGCGGTGGCCGGACCGGTCGGCGGGGAACTGCACCGGACCGCGCTGCTGGGGCGGGCGCCCGGGGCGGTCGTGGCGGCGGGGGAGGTGGCTGACGCGGGCACCGAGTTCCCGCTGCTGGTGGACCGGCCGATGGTGGGCGGCGAGCCGACGGCGTACGTCTGTCGCCACTTCGTCTGTGACGCGCCCACGACGGACGCGGAGGAGCTGGCCGGGAAGCTGGGGGCGGCCGACGCGGGCACGTCGGCGTAG